In Falco naumanni isolate bFalNau1 chromosome 5, bFalNau1.pat, whole genome shotgun sequence, the following are encoded in one genomic region:
- the PDE6H gene encoding retinal cone rhodopsin-sensitive cGMP 3',5'-cyclic phosphodiesterase subunit gamma: protein MSENPATTLNTGDAPTGPTTPRKGPPKFKQRQTRQFKSKPPKKGVRGFGDDIPGMEGLGTDITVICPWEAFSHLELHELAQFGII from the exons ATGAGTGAGAACCCAGCCACCACCCTCAACACTGGAGATGCTCCAACTGGTCCCACTACACCTCGCAAGGGGCCTCCCAAGTTCAAGCAGAGACAGACAAGGCAGTTCAAGAGCAAGCCCCCTAAAAAAGGAGTAAGAGG GTTTGGAGATGACATCCCAGGCATGGAGGGACTGGGCACAG aTATCACAGTGATTTGCCCATGGGAAGCTTTCAGCCATCTGGAACTGCATGAGCTGGCCCAGTTTGGAATCATCTAA